The Bacteroidia bacterium DNA segment CGTAATGACTGCAATGAGTGCAATTTATTTGTACGATGTTAATAACTGGCTGAAACAAGCTGAAATAGCTTGCACAATGTCGCTGGAAGCCCTACGGGCAAACTTTGGTCCTTATAATCATAAGATTCACGAAATACGCGGATTTAAAGGAGCTATGAGAAGTGCTGCTGCAATCCGTAGAATTGCTACTGATGGTGATTTGTTAGAAAAAAGAATTAAAGTAAAAGTTCAGGATGCATACAGTATGCGTTCTACTCCACAGGTTATAGGTGCAGCTCATGATGCTGTTGCATGGGCACGTTCACAAGTTGAGATTGAATTAAACGGAGTAGGTGATAACCCAATTTTCTTCCCAGATGAGAATATTCAACTTTCTGGTGCAAACTTTCAGGGAACACCTGTTTCTTTGCCTATGGATTTAATTGGTGCTGCCGTAACAATGGTTAGTGTTTTATCCGAAAGAAGATTAAACCGTCTTAACAATCCTGCTTTAAGTGTTGGTTTACCTCCATTCCTAACAAAGGGTGCGGGAATGTTTTCGGGTATGATGTTAAGCCAGTATACTGCCGATATGCAAATTGTTGAACAAAGAATATTATCAGCTCCTGCATCAATTCAATCTATACCTGCAGCAGCAGATCAGGAAGATTTTGTTTCAATGGGTATGAATACTGCGATAAAAAATATTCAGATTTTAGATAACGCTTATGGTATTTTAGGTATTGAATTTATGGCAGCGGCTCAGGCATTGGATTTACGCGAAAAATATGAAGAAAAATTTATTTTTGGAAAAGGAACTCAGGTAGCAAAAGATGTTATAAGAAAACATATTAGCTATTTAGATATTGATCGTCCATTGTATCCTGATCATAATACAATGAAAGCACTTGTTCAATCATGTGAAATACTTACAGAAGTTGAAAAAGCAGTTGGAAGCCTAGAATAGTATTTAATGTTATTGTTATATAGAGTCGGTTGTTATAATATCAACCGACTTTTTTTATATCTTAATTCCTAACACTGTAATATCATCAGTTTGCTCATATTTAATTTCAGAATCATTCATCCAATTATATATGTTGTTATCAAGTATTGTTTTTTGATTATCCATTGGCATATCAGAAATAGAAACAAGTAATTCTTTAAATTTAGAATACATAAATTTCTTTCCTTTATTGCCTCCAAACTGGTCTGCGTATCCATCTGTGAAAAGATATATAGTGTCGCCTTCATGTAATTGCATTTCCTGATTTGAAAAATCATCCATAGTTATATGAATAGCAACAGGCATTTTATCTCCTTTAAGTTCATAAAGCTTAGGATTAGTATTCTCAAAGTCAGAATCTGCATTTTGTTCTTTTGAATTTAACCCTTTAACTATATAAATAGGATTATTTGCACCAGAAAATTGTAAATTATATGTTTCAAGATCTATTGCAATTAACGAGATATCCATTCCATCTTTTTGTTCGCCACTAATACCCTGTTGTTGTAGGGATTTTATTATATAATCTCTTAATAAATTTAGAATATTTGAAGTAGATATAAATTCAGATTGAGCGGTTATTTCGTTAAGAAATGATATTCCCAGCATACTCATAAAAGCTCCGGGAACTCCATGTCCTGTACAATCTGCAATTGCAACTAAAAGTTTATTTTTTTTAATTGTTGTCCAATAAAAGTCACCGCTAACAACATCCTTTGGTTTATATAAAATAAAATAATTTGCCAGTAGCATTTTAAATAACTCCTCACTTGGCAAAACTGCATGTTGTATACGTTCTGCGTATCTGATGCTGGCAGTAAGTTTACTGTGAATTTCCTCTACATGATTTTTTTGTGAAGTAACAATATCGCGTTGTGCTTCTATTTCATCCCTTTGTGCCGAAATTTCTTCATTTTGTTGATTAAGTTCTGCATTTTTTTCTTCAATTATAAACTTTTGCTCTGCTAATGCAATATTTGCTTTTTTCTTTTGCCTGAAACTTCTATAAGAAACAAATGCAAGAGCCAGCATTAATGCAAATCCAAAAATTAATCCATAAATCTGCATTTTTTGCCTTTTAACTTCAATGTTCTGTAATTCTTTATCTTTATTTAAAAGTGCAATTTCTTTTTCTTTCTTTTCATTTTGATAGCGTGCATCAAGCGTCTTTATTTGTTTACTGCTTTCAATATTATAAATGCTATCCTTAAATGTACTTTGTTCTTTTAAATATTCAAATGCTTTCTTATAGTTTCTTAAACTATCATTAGCTTTAGAGA contains these protein-coding regions:
- a CDS encoding aromatic amino acid lyase, which encodes MTLIVKGSGLTIEDVIKVARHGEKVELHPESVKKIQKCRAMLERKIDAHEIMYGVNTGIGEFSEVVLNDDQVKEFQKYLVYNHAAGIGEAMPLEHVRGAMLGRINVHAHGNSGCRLEITQTLVEMLNKGVTPFVCKKGSVGACGDLAPMSQIALLMMGEGHAYYKGEFLTGKEALEKAGISVPGLQARDGLATINGSNVMTAMSAIYLYDVNNWLKQAEIACTMSLEALRANFGPYNHKIHEIRGFKGAMRSAAAIRRIATDGDLLEKRIKVKVQDAYSMRSTPQVIGAAHDAVAWARSQVEIELNGVGDNPIFFPDENIQLSGANFQGTPVSLPMDLIGAAVTMVSVLSERRLNRLNNPALSVGLPPFLTKGAGMFSGMMLSQYTADMQIVEQRILSAPASIQSIPAAADQEDFVSMGMNTAIKNIQILDNAYGILGIEFMAAAQALDLREKYEEKFIFGKGTQVAKDVIRKHISYLDIDRPLYPDHNTMKALVQSCEILTEVEKAVGSLE
- a CDS encoding tetratricopeptide repeat protein — its product is MKPNIKQYILLNFILLFLCVSAVGQSENESNINRERDSLLNLIKKSKPDTNRVKHFIALGSQYFYNTPDSALSYFQKALELSSKLKINKFIARCYNITGNLNSQQGNFDKAMDCYLKAVKIYEALNDRKKVAMCYNNVGLVQSEQGEFGKAIEYYLKALKIFEKIKDKKGISLIYNNIGIVYWNKKIYNYALEFYQKSLKIDIELGNIKGMADGYNNIGLLYSEQLNDKKAIDFYFKALKLYEEYGDLYGIAGVYQNISALYVIQKQYEKGVLFSLKGLKIAENIGSLPMQKLAYENLSKANDSLRNYKKAFEYLKEQSTFKDSIYNIESSKQIKTLDARYQNEKKEKEIALLNKDKELQNIEVKRQKMQIYGLIFGFALMLALAFVSYRSFRQKKKANIALAEQKFIIEEKNAELNQQNEEISAQRDEIEAQRDIVTSQKNHVEEIHSKLTASIRYAERIQHAVLPSEELFKMLLANYFILYKPKDVVSGDFYWTTIKKNKLLVAIADCTGHGVPGAFMSMLGISFLNEITAQSEFISTSNILNLLRDYIIKSLQQQGISGEQKDGMDISLIAIDLETYNLQFSGANNPIYIVKGLNSKEQNADSDFENTNPKLYELKGDKMPVAIHITMDDFSNQEMQLHEGDTIYLFTDGYADQFGGNKGKKFMYSKFKELLVSISDMPMDNQKTILDNNIYNWMNDSEIKYEQTDDITVLGIKI